The region TGTGCCTTTGTGCTAAACTCGTTATATCGATTAATGTGCTGCTTTAACCTTACCCGGAAGAAGCCAGTTTACCACAAAATACATCGCAATACCCGCTAACGCTAAAACAGCTCCCGATCCTATCCAGAGCGTATTAAACCCTAAATCACTTGCTACACTGGTTCCCAGTAAGGGTGTGATAATAAATGAAATAGAAAAAGTCATACCATTAAGCCCCATATAGGCACCCTGATTGGTTTTTCCGGATCGTAATGCCGTAATGGTAGACATAAACGGAAGCACTAATATTTCACCCACACTCAGTATAGATATCGACAACATTATCAATGATATATGATGATTTATCGCAAGCATTGCATAAGCTGCCGCACACATCAGAATTCCATAGAGAAGAGTTTTTGCTATAGTAAGATATTTATCTGCAAAATTTACAACCAGCATTTCCAATACAACAATGATAAATCCGCTGTATCCCAGGATGTAACCTATACTCTTCTGATCCAGATGTGCTACTTCTTTGTAGAAAATGGGAATTGTATTGAAGAACTGAAAGAAGCAGACAGAGAATATTGCACATAGCAGACAGTATACCAAAAACGGGGAATCTCTATATGGGGAGCGCTCTTTTTCCAGGGTATCCTTAACCATAGATTTCTCTTTCATTTTTTTCTGATAAATCTTATGTCTTTTTCTAAAAAATCTTACATAAAATATCCCGGCAAGGATTGCTCCTACTGCGTTAGTAATGAAAAGTAATTCGTATGACACTGAAGACAAGATCCCCCCTAAAGCAGGTCCTATAGAGAAACCAAGATTAATGGCCATTCTGTTAAGAGAGAAAGCTCTTGTTAAATTTTCAGGCCTGGCATATTTGGTAATCGCCACAGAGTTTGCCGGACGGAAAGTCTCGCTTATAATACTTTGCAGCAGAATAATTAGAGCCATCCCTTCTACCGAAGTAAAGATTGGTATTAGTAAAAATAGTGGTGCACTGAGAAATAAACTGGTAGACTGTACCCGATATTCACCAAATTTATCGGTAAAATAGCCTCCCAGCCAGGAACCTATTACAGATCCGACACCATAAAAACTCAGTACAATTCCCGATTCTTTAATACTGAATTCTAACTGATCCGTCATGTACACACCCAAGAAAGGCAGTACCATTGATCCGGACCTGTTAATAAGCATTACGATAGAAAGCATCCAGGCTTCCTTTGACAATCCCTTGAAAGAATCGGCATAAATACGGAGTAAACCCACAGTAATATGATTTTAGTGTTATCGGAAAAATTTAGGAATACTCAAATGTACGAATTAAAGGGCATTCACAGAGAATGTTAATCATTAATAATATCAATTAGCCAATCGACAGTATCTTCTGATTTTTACCATTAAGTTCAAACTCTTCTCCTGTTCTTTTCTTTAGCATGGATTGTACCAGCGGGGCATTTGCAGAAACAGTGATAACAGCCTTTCCGTTAACATTCAGTTTACCGAAACTTTCTGAGATGTAAAAATTCCCCATAGAAGTCTCAACATAAGCTCCTAATCCAACAACGGCAGAAGGTTTCGTATTGATATTCTGAAGAACATCCAGCTGATTATTTACTTCCGACTGTTGGGACAAAAGTCTGTTGATTTCCTGCTGCAGCATTTCGCGGGAAGTTTCATATTTATCTCCCATACTGCTCTTTGTATCATTATTGGAAGCCCGTGTAGATACAATCATTTCTTCAAGATTCTTTACTTTTTCCTGTGCAAGTGTTCTCACCTGTTCCAATAAATATTCCTTATCCATATTACTATTACTCCGTTATTTATACCCGAAAAAATTAAATCATTCCGGAATTTCTTATTTTTCTTCTATTATTTCAGCAAAAATATAATCAAAATGTGATTTAATATAATTAAAATGTTATTTTTAAGCCTGAAAAATAATAATAAACTTGTAAAAAATTAAACGTTGGAGAATTCAGACAAGAAAGAATTAAAACGCGGTTTACAAAATCGTCATATTCAGCTTATTGCTTTAGGCGGAGCAATTGGTACAGGATTGTTTTTAGGGATAGGAATGGCGGCAGTTTTGGCCGGTCCTTCAGTAATCCTGGGTTATGCTGTTGCTGGTTTTATCGCTTTTTTAATTATGCGTCAATTGGGTGAAATGGTTGTAGAAGAACCTGTTTCAGGTAGCTTTAGTCATTTTGCTAATAAATATTGGGGATCTTTCGCTGGCTTCTCTTCTGGATGGAATTATTGGTTATTATATATCTTGGTTAGTATGTCCGAACTAACCGCCGTAGGTACTTATATTAATTTCTGGTGGCCAGAGATTCCGTTGTGGGTATCCAGCTTATTCTTCTTTTTTGTAATTAATGCTCTGAACCTGGCTTCTGTAAAAGTATATGGAGAAGCTGAATTCTGGTTTTCAATTATAAAAGTTGTCGCTATTATCGCTATGATCCTGTTTGGCAGCTACCTGCTTATTAGTGGTACCGGCGGAGAAAATGCCAGCGTAAGCAACCTGTGGAATAATGGAGGTTTCTTCCCTAAAGGATGGATCAGCACTTCTCCAGACGGAAGTTTTCAAGGATTATTAGCTGCTATGGCACTTATTATGTTCTCTTTTGGAGGACTGGAGCTTGTTGGAATAACGGCTGCTGAAGCTGAAAATCCAGAAAAAAATATCCCAAAAGCCACCAATCAGGTAATCTACAGAATTCTTATTTTCTATGTAGGTGCATTGATCATATTATTTTCATTATTGCCCTGGGCTTCTATTACTAAAGATACAAGTCCGTTTGTAATGGTTTTCGAAAAACTAAATGGCTTCCAATTCAGTGCTTTTGGACATCAGGTAAATTTCCCAAGATTAATTGCCAATGCTTTGAATCTCATCGTTCTTACTGCAGCTTTATCTGTTTACAATTCAAGTGTTTTTAGTAACAGTAGAATGTTATTCGGACTCGCAAGCCAAGGAAATGCACCTAAGTTTCTTTTAAAGCTAAATAAAAATCATGTTCCTGTAAATGCAATTCTTGTATCAGCATTCTTTGCTGCTATATGTGTATATATCAATTTTGTAGCACCTAAAGATTCACTGGAAATATTAATGAATCTTGTTGTTTCAGCTTTAGTCATCAATTGGATTATGATTTCATTTACACATTTAAAATTCAGAAAAGCACATGAAGGCATAACAACCAAATTTCCCGCATTTTTTTATCCTGTTACTAATTACATATGCTTATTGTTCTTAGTTGGTATTTTGATCATTATGTGGATTACAGGAATGAAGATATCTGTGGAACTAATCCCAATATGGATAGCGTTCTTATATATAAGCTATCTCCTGGTAAAGAAGAGTAAAAGATAAAATAGATTTTACAGATATATTATAAATCCGGAAGAGTTTCTTTCGGATTTTTGCGCCATAAGTGTAAAAAGTATTAACCGCAAATCGGTCATTGTCGATGAAATAATGTTTCTGGTTGTAAACCTTATCTTGTACTATATAATAGATGCAATGAGCCTATATCTTTCAACGCAAATACGCATGTAATTTCTTTGATTTTTTAATTGCTTTTTAAACATGGCATGTTTTTTGAGAGTTAGCGATACGTTAAAAATTAAAACAATATTTACTTAAAAATATTTATTAATTTATTGTATAGCATTATTACATTAAAATATTTTACAAAACAATAAATCTAATATAATTATATATAAGTATCATTTTACTAAACATATACTATAAAAACAATTAAAAACACATTATGAAAAGACAATTTGCCTTAATCGCAGCAGGAATTTTACTGATAGCTAATTCTTGTACTACAGTTACAAAGACTGATAGTTCTTCTGCACAAACAACTACTGAAAATACCATTATTGGTAAAAAATGGAAACTGGTAGAATTATTTGGGAAACCTGTAGCTGACCAAATAAATGGTAAAGAAGCTTTTCTGAAGCTATTGCAACAGGATAAAGCTTATTTATATCAAGCTTCTGGCGGTTGCAACGGAATCAGAGGTACTTTTACGACAAACACCACAACTTCTGTAATTCATTTCTCTCCAGGAGCATCAACAAAAATGGCATGTCCGGATATGAGCATAGAAACAGGAATAAACAAAGTATTAGAAACTGTCGATAATTATACTGTAAGTAAAGAAGGTGATATCCTTTCTCTTAATAAAGGGCGTATGGCACCATTAGCAAAGTTCCGTGCTATAGCGGAATAATATTTTGCTTACTTAAAACCTATCCTTGTCAGAACTAAAAATCGCTGACAAGGATATTTATTTTATAATAAAATTCTGGTCTCAATATTTATCTCTTCAGAAAAGACATCATCATGTGAAATTACCAGTAATGTTCCTTTATAATCTCTTATAGCATTGGTAAGAATCTCAATATTCTGAAGATCCAGATTATTGGTTGGTTCATCCAGAATAATAATATCCGGAGCTTTTCCTGTAATTGATAAACATGCAAGTAACAACCTCATCCTTTCACCACCACTAAGTACACTACAAGATTTATCCCATGTCTCTTTCCCAAACAAAAATCGACTGAGTATAGTTTTTACTTCATGTTCAGGTAAAGGAAGCCAGTTAAATGATTCTGCCTGCTGAATCACACTAAGAGAATGATTAATCATGGAGTAATCCTGATCGATATAAACCGAATTAAAATCTGCCCTTTCTATAATACCTTCAGAAGGTTTCATCTGTCCTAAAAGAAGTTTAATCAATGTTGTTTTTCCGGATCCGTTTTCTCCGATTATCAAGATACGCTCACCGCTGCTAACAACAACATCTAAAGGCTTTTTCCAAATATTCTTATCCTGGTACGCATGGTTTATATGCTCTGCTTTTATCAGTATTTTTCCTCGATGAAGATTGGCCTGATCAAATCCTAATTTCATTTGATCTGTAAGTGGAACTCCTCTTCTTAACTGCTGAAGCTCCTGACTAAGACCTTCTATTTTATCGGAATGTGTATCTCTAATTTTAGCAGTGCTGTTTTCAGCATTATTACGCAGGGTATTCATCATGATCTTAGCCACTCCTGCTTTTTCTTGTTTCTTTTTTCCTTTTGCATCAAGCTTTTGCTGGCGTTCCAAGGTTTCACGCTCTGTTGCTTTAGCCTTCTTCAGCGCATTTTCAGTATTCTTAATGCTATTCTGTAATGCATTTTGCTGTATCTGTTTTTGCTCTTTATAAAAATCATAGTTACCACCATAAAGCATCATTTCTTTACGGCTTAGCTCTGCTGTTTTGGGCAATAAATTTAATAAGGTTCTGTCGTGACTAACGACCAGAAGAGTTTTATTTGTATTCTCAATAAATTCATATAGCTGTTCCCTGCTCTGTCTGTCCAGATGATTGGTAGGTTCATCCATCAGTATAATATCTGGCTGGTGGATTTCTATTCCGGCAATTAAAACTTTTGTTTTCTGGCCACCACTAAGTCTGTTCATTGATTCATAAGCTGTAAAATCCAACAGCCCCCATGTTTCCAGTGCTTGTTTTATTTTTTCTTCCAGATCCCAGTTATCATCCAGAACTGTTATATTCTCTTCTGTTACAATACCTTCCAGAATTTCTCTTAAAGCTGAAAGCTTTTTCTGAACTCCTAAAGCTCTTGCTATACTCTGCGTATCGAATTGTTCCAGGATTTGTGGCAGATAGTAAACAGAACCTTCTGTTCTTATATCTCCTGCAGAGGGGGTTAATAATCCGGAGATTAGCTTTAATAGTGTAGATTTACCAGAACCATTATTTCCGACAATTGCAATTTTATCGCCTTTATTAACTATAAAATTAAGGTTCTCAAAAAGAATCTCCTTATCAGGATGCTGATAAGTAATATTTTGTAACGTAAGCATTATTTCTTTCTTTAAAAAATGAATAAACAGAAATTAACCCTGACATCAGGATTAAATAATTACGGAAAGAAATTGAATTCTACATGCTTACTATCTGAATTTTGAATGATATTGCAAATTTAATAAAATATTTATAATCAGATCAATAATCATTTTAGAAAAATAAATTGTGAAGAAAACAGATTATTTTCCAACCTATTTATAAAAAAAGGTATCTTAGTAAATAATAAACATAAAATTTTTAAGAAATAAATTATGAGAAAACATCTTACACTAATTGCAGCAGGAATCTTACTATTTGCAAACTCCTGTAATACTGTTCAGAATACGAACAATAATAATAACACATCACAACAAAATACAATGCCTGAAAATACAGTTCTTGGAAAAAAATGGAAATTAATTGAGCTAAATGGTAAACCTGTAGCTGATAAAGTGAACGGAAAAGAACCTTATCTGAAACTTCTAAAGCAGGATAAAGAGTATAGATACGAAGCATCTGGTGGCTGTAATGGCATTGGAGGGAATCTTAAACTAACCGGCTTCAGAGTTCAGTTTGCTCAGGGAATGTCTACTATGATGGCTTGTGAAGATATGAGCATCGAACAAGGGCTAAGTAAAGCCTTAATAGCGGCTGATAATTATACAGTGAGCAAAGAAGGAGATGTATTGTCTATTAACAAGGCTCGTATGGCTCCGTTAGCAAGATTCCGAGCTGTAGCAGAGTAAACAATTTTAAACATATAAAAATTAAAAGCTCCCGAAAGGGAGCTTTTTGCTTATTTACCTTTCAGGCATTTTTCTAAGAATATATCCTGCTCATAAAGCAAATGGAGAATATTTTCTTTTGCTACATAACCATGTGCTTCTTTAGGTAATAATACCATTTTTACAGGGGCCCCAAGGTTCTTAAGTGCCTGGAAATAACGTTCTGTCTGTACAGTGAATGTTCCCTGGTTATTGTCTGCCTCGCCATGTACTAATAACAAAGGTGTTTTCATTTTATCAGCATTCATGAAAGGTGACATTTTTGTATACACATCCGGCACATCCCAATAATTTCTTTGTTCACTCTGGAAACCAAACGGCGTAAGCGTCCTGTTATACGCACCACTTCTCGCAATACCACAAGCAAAAAGATTGGAATGTGTTAAAAGGTTAGCCGTCATAAATGCACCATAGGAATGTCCGCCTACAGCTACTCTTTTGCGGTCTATATAGCCTAATTTGTCTACAGCATCAATTGCCGCCTGAGCATCTGCTACCAATTGTGGGATAAACGTATCATTTGGCTCTGTTTTTCCTTCTCCAATAATAGGGAAAGATGCATCATCCAGCACTGCGTATCCTTTAGAAACCCAGTAAATGAAAGAACCATAACTCGGGAAGGTAAAAGTATTCGCATTTTTAGTACTCATCCCT is a window of Elizabethkingia anophelis R26 DNA encoding:
- a CDS encoding MFS transporter; the encoded protein is MLSIVMLINRSGSMVLPFLGVYMTDQLEFSIKESGIVLSFYGVGSVIGSWLGGYFTDKFGEYRVQSTSLFLSAPLFLLIPIFTSVEGMALIILLQSIISETFRPANSVAITKYARPENLTRAFSLNRMAINLGFSIGPALGGILSSVSYELLFITNAVGAILAGIFYVRFFRKRHKIYQKKMKEKSMVKDTLEKERSPYRDSPFLVYCLLCAIFSVCFFQFFNTIPIFYKEVAHLDQKSIGYILGYSGFIIVVLEMLVVNFADKYLTIAKTLLYGILMCAAAYAMLAINHHISLIMLSISILSVGEILVLPFMSTITALRSGKTNQGAYMGLNGMTFSISFIITPLLGTSVASDLGFNTLWIGSGAVLALAGIAMYFVVNWLLPGKVKAAH
- a CDS encoding amino acid permease encodes the protein MENSDKKELKRGLQNRHIQLIALGGAIGTGLFLGIGMAAVLAGPSVILGYAVAGFIAFLIMRQLGEMVVEEPVSGSFSHFANKYWGSFAGFSSGWNYWLLYILVSMSELTAVGTYINFWWPEIPLWVSSLFFFFVINALNLASVKVYGEAEFWFSIIKVVAIIAMILFGSYLLISGTGGENASVSNLWNNGGFFPKGWISTSPDGSFQGLLAAMALIMFSFGGLELVGITAAEAENPEKNIPKATNQVIYRILIFYVGALIILFSLLPWASITKDTSPFVMVFEKLNGFQFSAFGHQVNFPRLIANALNLIVLTAALSVYNSSVFSNSRMLFGLASQGNAPKFLLKLNKNHVPVNAILVSAFFAAICVYINFVAPKDSLEILMNLVVSALVINWIMISFTHLKFRKAHEGITTKFPAFFYPVTNYICLLFLVGILIIMWITGMKISVELIPIWIAFLYISYLLVKKSKR
- a CDS encoding META domain-containing protein, with the protein product MKRQFALIAAGILLIANSCTTVTKTDSSSAQTTTENTIIGKKWKLVELFGKPVADQINGKEAFLKLLQQDKAYLYQASGGCNGIRGTFTTNTTTSVIHFSPGASTKMACPDMSIETGINKVLETVDNYTVSKEGDILSLNKGRMAPLAKFRAIAE
- a CDS encoding ABC-F family ATP-binding cassette domain-containing protein — protein: MLTLQNITYQHPDKEILFENLNFIVNKGDKIAIVGNNGSGKSTLLKLISGLLTPSAGDIRTEGSVYYLPQILEQFDTQSIARALGVQKKLSALREILEGIVTEENITVLDDNWDLEEKIKQALETWGLLDFTAYESMNRLSGGQKTKVLIAGIEIHQPDIILMDEPTNHLDRQSREQLYEFIENTNKTLLVVSHDRTLLNLLPKTAELSRKEMMLYGGNYDFYKEQKQIQQNALQNSIKNTENALKKAKATERETLERQQKLDAKGKKKQEKAGVAKIMMNTLRNNAENSTAKIRDTHSDKIEGLSQELQQLRRGVPLTDQMKLGFDQANLHRGKILIKAEHINHAYQDKNIWKKPLDVVVSSGERILIIGENGSGKTTLIKLLLGQMKPSEGIIERADFNSVYIDQDYSMINHSLSVIQQAESFNWLPLPEHEVKTILSRFLFGKETWDKSCSVLSGGERMRLLLACLSITGKAPDIIILDEPTNNLDLQNIEILTNAIRDYKGTLLVISHDDVFSEEINIETRILL
- a CDS encoding META domain-containing protein; translated protein: MRKHLTLIAAGILLFANSCNTVQNTNNNNNTSQQNTMPENTVLGKKWKLIELNGKPVADKVNGKEPYLKLLKQDKEYRYEASGGCNGIGGNLKLTGFRVQFAQGMSTMMACEDMSIEQGLSKALIAADNYTVSKEGDVLSINKARMAPLARFRAVAE